A DNA window from Halomicrobium mukohataei DSM 12286 contains the following coding sequences:
- a CDS encoding DUF7331 family protein: MSDNAHADERDSAEERRSKPGLPAAVETTETYETDEGTVFYDAENPLAWLQTDSAVTLTERV; the protein is encoded by the coding sequence ATGTCGGACAACGCACACGCAGACGAGCGGGACAGCGCGGAGGAACGACGCTCCAAACCCGGACTGCCGGCGGCAGTAGAGACGACCGAAACCTACGAGACCGACGAGGGGACAGTGTTTTACGACGCCGAGAACCCGCTCGCGTGGCTGCAGACGGATTCGGCCGTCACGCTGACCGAGCGCGTGTAG
- a CDS encoding DUF7322 domain-containing protein, with the protein MSSDEPDDSIADEGPTPPSVDGPDPEQIGPGVPTAPGTETDPESMGPEIPDPPEPGAADADAESVRLFWKLVLVFNVAVFGLAVGPMFAYFLGDWDRGLQIFAVGALALVYGLVRYYGFHRDRREDAR; encoded by the coding sequence GTGAGCAGCGACGAGCCCGACGATAGCATTGCGGACGAGGGGCCGACGCCTCCCTCGGTCGACGGCCCCGACCCCGAGCAGATCGGTCCGGGAGTGCCGACCGCCCCCGGAACGGAAACCGATCCGGAATCGATGGGGCCGGAGATTCCCGACCCGCCGGAACCGGGCGCGGCCGACGCCGACGCCGAGAGCGTCCGCCTGTTCTGGAAACTCGTCCTGGTGTTCAACGTCGCCGTCTTCGGCCTCGCCGTCGGCCCGATGTTCGCGTACTTTCTGGGGGACTGGGACCGCGGCCTCCAGATTTTCGCCGTCGGTGCGCTGGCGCTCGTGTACGGGCTCGTCAGGTACTACGGCTTCCATCGAGACCGGCGGGAAGACGCTCGGTGA
- a CDS encoding DUF7346 family protein gives MRTVEDREGDRYLLVKQSSESSLVRDPATGEERHLPNDALEPVTETSPLSTAATAVSEPLRRVVTATHDDRALGLLVTLEARGPTDVRVLLDRYELCESDLHGLLAEFRAAGLVAEADVPGGRGYDTTAVASEALATLRGD, from the coding sequence ATGCGAACTGTGGAAGACCGTGAGGGTGATCGGTATCTGCTGGTCAAGCAATCCAGCGAGTCGAGTCTCGTCCGCGATCCGGCGACCGGCGAGGAGCGCCACCTCCCGAACGACGCTCTCGAACCGGTGACGGAGACGAGCCCGCTCTCGACGGCGGCAACTGCGGTGTCCGAGCCGCTCCGTCGAGTCGTGACCGCCACACACGACGACCGCGCGCTGGGACTGCTGGTGACACTCGAAGCGCGCGGCCCGACCGACGTACGCGTCCTCCTCGATCGGTACGAGCTGTGCGAGAGCGATCTCCACGGCCTGCTGGCGGAGTTTCGCGCTGCCGGGCTGGTCGCGGAAGCGGACGTGCCGGGCGGCCGCGGGTACGACACTACTGCGGTCGCCAGCGAGGCCCTGGCGACGCTGCGGGGCGACTAG